The window CGTAGGCATATCGAACCGTCTGGGAGCCCTCTCCCTGAAGGGTTGTTTTCTCCTGAGGACGCACCGCATGCTCATTTTCGTAGCCGATGCTCTGGCTTCTCAGCTGTACAAGATCTTCTCTGCTGTTGTTCTGTTTTTCGTACCAGGTAATGGCCGTTGGACGGTTGGCAACCGCATTCTCATCGTAGCGTATGTTCTTTTCGACACTACGGGATTTTTCGCTCCAGTAGCTGTCGACCAATCGGTAATAGCCGTATGTGTAGGTGGTAAAGCGGCTGCTGTTAACCTCATCCACCGTGGTTTCGGCAAGGTAATAGCCCAGCTTATTCGACACCTTGTCATAATCGTAGTTGTAGCGGGTCGTTCTCACATCATCTCGCGCCCCTATCATGCTGTAGATCGTGACCTGCTGTGCAAGAACACGGGAATAGATCCTGTCGGCTTCACCGGCACCGAAGGCCCCGTAATTAATCTTGATCCGCCCCTTTCCCGGACCTTCCATGCTCGACAGGGGGGTATAGCTATAGTGAGACACCGGCTCGGAAAGATTATCAATCTTCTTGGAAAGCAGATGTTTATACTTTTTCTTTGCCGCATCCACATCAAAGGGCACGGGATTTTTTGCACCAGCTACCTGATACTCACTATCGTAGCCGTAGTTCCAGCTGCGCCCCCCTGCGTCCAGACTCGAAAGAAGGTGGCCCGCCTCATCCTGCTCATACGTGATCCCCCGTCCGTAGGGGTCGTCAGCCAAGGCTATTTCACTGATATAGGGAAGGCCGGTCTCATCCGCCGTCTTGTAGGTGAAGGCCAAAACCCGTCCGACCGCATCCGTGATCGTTTTGATCTGGAACCCGCCGGATACATAACTGATCCCGACCGAAAAGAGCCCGTCGGGGCTTGTTATGTTCGTGGTCCTCCCCTTTTTATCCATGCTGTAGACCGTACCGTCGGAAGTCACAAGGCTATAGCCGGTACTGCTCCAGGCACTTTGAGATACCCCTAGTGCTCCTATAAAAGAGACTGTTCTTGAAGACCTTCGTTGCGATACCGAAAGGGAAAAATCCTCGCCGAGGTGGTTTTCAAGCACAAGACTCCGATGCTTTCCACCGTCGGGACTATTACGAAGCTCCATACCATAAAATCCGTACATCCCTCCCTCAGGCATGACGAGGTACTGCTCGCTGTTCGCATTTTTTATGTAGGGCAGGTTCAGCCGCCATCCCTTTCCCATGGAATAGGAAAAATCCCCTTGGTCCTCCAGATATGGTAGAGCCCAGGAAGGGCTTTCTGCCCGTTCATCCATTTTGGCAACCGACAAATCATAGTAGCGCTTCAGGGTGAAATCGAAACCATTGGGACCGGGCAGCTCCAGTTCGGTCATGCTCGTATGAATGTTTCCGCCCTGAGGGCTCACCCACAGCCCTTCATGCTCCGCATAGGTCCGAAACGGAGAGAAACCCGCATCCTGCATCTCTTCGGGCGAGATATCCTCCACACTGGTTGCCACCGGCGCGTACAGGGAAAAATGGAAGGAAGTGAAGGCTATGGTATGATGCTCGGTGTCAACCGCCGCATCTTTCACCTTGACCCACCGCCCCCATCTCGTATCAAAGGTATATACGTTGAGATTTTCCTCAGGGAACCCTTCGGGAATCAGATTCTTGTCATAGGAAATCACTCCGACAAAGGGCTCGTTGAAGAGCTCACCCTCCGAACAGATCTCCCCCGTGCCGTCCAAAAGCTCGAAGCTGTACACGGGCCCCACGAAGTCATGTTCGAAGGCCTCATCCTCGCTCTCCTGCCACCCAGGATCGGCCTCGGCTATCCTCACCGAGACAGCGCCCTCAGGCGTGCTTCCCTCCGGCAGCAAGAGGGCCGCGCTCTCATATTCGGCCGCCGTCACCCCGTCGTCTTCAATGGTCGCAGAGGCTATCCCCGGTACCGCAGACAAAGACTCGCCATAGCCTCCGATATTCTCGGCACGGTCCACTCCCCGCACCCGGTACACATAGCGTGTGCCGTTTTCCACTTCGGTATCGATATAGCCCTGCTGGTCCATGCGATCGATACGACGAACCGATCCCTCGGGCCAGCCCGGATTCCGCTCTATCTCATAGGAAATAATATCATCGTCCCCATCGTCCCAGGAAAGCGCCATGTGACCGTTCCCCGGCAGGATATCAAGGCCGGTGACAGCCACAGGCGGTATGGTATCGATCTTTGTCTGTGTGGTCGAAAGCTGCTCGTGGCCGACCTTGTCAAAGGCCTTGACCACAAGACGGTGCACCCCATCTTCGAGGAGGGGAAGCTGGTAGCCACTTTCCACGGTACGGTAATCACCGTTATCGATAGATAACTCGTAGTGGTCCACTCCCGTCACCGCATCCGTGGTCTCAAAGCGGATCACCGGGCGCTGGTTCGAGGTCCATCCTTCGGGTATAACCTTAATCTCGAAAGGCAGGGGGGCTTCCGTATCAACCTGGTAAAACAGGCTCGTTTCACTTCGGTTTCCGGCCTCATCCCGTGCCGCTAAAACCAGATGGTGTGAACCATCCACAAGATCTACCGCCCTGCGGTACACCCCGCCTTCTTCGGCCATAACCCGACCGTCGAGAAAGACCGTTGCACTATTCTCTTCTGCAACAGCTGCCTCGAAATCCGTTATTGATGATGTAAGCACCGTCCCCGACTCGGGCCGAACCGCCCCTATAACGGGGGCCATTGTATCGCGAACGACCCGAACCTGCTTGTCCACCCTTCGCCCGAATTGATCACGCAACTCTAGGTCAATCGCCTGCTCTCCTTCCCGTAAGCGAAAGGCAGGCGTGGTGAACCGGCCGCCTTCAACCTCCACCGGAAACCGTCCGGCCCAAAGCCGATAATGGCCCTGGACCTGGATCCTGCCGCTTATCGTGACAAAAGCCTCGTTGGTGTAATAGGGACTCTCGGGAGATGCTATACTAAGCGACGGTTCCTGGTTTACCCGGAAAACCCTCCGCATAAGCCTTCCGACCTCCCCCTTATGTCCTTGGGTGAAAAGGAGTTCTATGCGGTTGAGCCCCTCGGAAAGCTCAACTCGATGGGAAAAGCCCCTCCATCCTCCTTCGATCTCCTGGCCATTTATGATCACCTGCATGGTCGGAAGCATTCTGCCGCTGACAAGGATGCTGTCCTCGAGGGTATAGCTTATCCCTTCGGAAAGATTCACCGAATAGAGAAGGCTGTCCCGGTCATACCAGCGGATAAGCTTCTGACTCTCGCGATTCTCTTCATCAAGCGCTCTCATCAATAGCTCATGCTCGGCCTGATCACCCCAGCCGGAAGTGCGCAAAGTCCCCCAGAAAAGATGGCCACGCTGCTGTGCAGCAATTCCGTTGATGCTTACCTTTGCTCCCGGATCATCTACATAGCCGACAACGCTTTGTCCGATCCCTCCGAACTCCACAAGCTCCCCGTTTACCGGCCAGCGCATCTCGATTTCAGGGGCCCCGTCGCGCTCAAGGCTTCCCATCACCCTGATACCGTACAAAGCATCGGGCCGTGCATTGGTGATCTTCAGGGCCGTTGTTTCTATCGGCCCATCTCCGGCGCCACTCTGCCAGCGTTGCCCATACCCATACTCCCGGCTCCAGGCGATGGGCAGCCACTGCCCATCCTGTTCGTAGTATAACTGTTCGGAAACCAGATGCTCTCCCGTAAGATCAATCCGTTCCGGAACGAGCTTTTCATCAAGCCGGTACACCAACTCCCGTTCCCCTTCCGGGGCCACCTTACTGTAGGCGGATACTCCCGACAGCTGAGAGACCACCCCAGCTGCCGTTTGCGGTATGAGGCTACCGGTCAGGATAGAGGTATCCTCATGGGCAGAAAACGTGATGAGGTTCTCCCCTTCCAGAAGCATATCCCGGGCCACCAGTCCCTCGTACCAGCTCGTCCCTTCAAGAGAAGCAACACGCTCCAGAGCGAGCTCCGTATCGTTCACCTCTACCGTGAATGCTTGTCCCACATCCTTGTTCAGCACAAGCGACATCCGGTAACACTGCGGCTCTTCCACACGACACTGTGCATATAATCCGCCGGTCAGATCTTTACCGCCCACATCGATGAGCGACGTCGGCTCGAGATCCCCCGCAGCGTTTCCCCACAGCTCAAGCTCGCCGATTCCCCCTTCTTCGGCTCCCTGATATCTGCTGCCGTAGACCGTCAAACGAATCCCGTCACTTTCCACTCCCCCGGGAAACTCCACACTCTTCCAGCCGGAGGACTCCCCCTCCTCTATCCGAAACAGCTCTCGCCAAAAGAAACCTTCCCGCGCTTCCACGATAAGCGTGCCGCGGTACCCTTCATGCAAATAGACTCGTGCCTTGTAGATCCTGCTATTCTGCGGAAGGTGAAAGGCAACATCCCCCTCGTCCCATCCCCAAGCAGGCCTGCCGCCCTCTCCCCTTGGACTGCCGGTCCGAATGCAGCCTTCAATCCAGCTGCGGCTGGAAGAATCGAACGGACCGCCCCATCTATTCCATCCATTCCCTTGTTCAGAGTGCCAGATTGTCTTGGTATTTCCGTCGACCAGATGCTTTGCGGGATAAAAAAGTGAATCGTCACCGCTGTCTGAGAGTTCCAAAGGAATTTTTCGATACGCGCTCGAAGAGCGTTCACCTATCACCTCCACCTCATTGAGACTACTCAGCGAAGCATCCTCTCCGGATACCTCGATCCTCACCCTTTCAGCCCGCACCCCGTCTCCGGCAAGATTGACAAAGTTCCATCCCGGAGCCAAAGCACTGAGGTATCCCAGGGGAAAGGGCTGCCACAAGCCATCCTCCGTTTCATAGAGAACCCGAAGCTCACTTTTCTCCCCAAGACTCCCATACAGCGACAGCCCGTAGAGGTCCGTCATCTCAGACAACGTGAGCTCAAGCCAACCCGCCTGCGAGTCGTTTGCGATGGCCCATCCCGTATCCGTACTTCCGTCTATCACATACTCTGCCGGTCCAAGGGCCGAGCTGCTTACCGAACCCCGAACACTTTCAACACCTATGCTCTCTATTCCCTCGGCTCCCATGTTGGCCACTGCCGCGGCCAGCAAGAGAAGAGCGCACAAACGAACCTTCATTGCTTTCAACACTTTTTTACCCCGCCTCATTTTCTAAGGATCTCCAACTCGCTTCCCGAAAGATTCAGGAGCTCTTCATGGTAATAATCATTACCGTTATCTTCAAAAACGGAATCACCTATATCCGGTCGCCTGGCACCATGTTCGGCCATTGCATCTTCCTTGATCCCGTACCATGTATTTCCAATAAACCGGCATCTTGAGAGCTCTACACTCGCGCCCACAAGGTGCAATCCAATCAAATTCTCATGAACATCAACATCACTCAGTATCACCGCTGAAGCAGGCCCTGCCGTCACCCCGCGTTTGCTTCCGCTTATGCTCACATGCTCAAAGCTTCCGCTGCCTCTTACCAGAATTCCCTCCCAGTAAGCTTCCTGTGCATCGGCACGGCGACAAACAACAGGAGCGGCTTCTGTTCCCTCGACCATCAGGCTTGCCCCCGTTTGAACCTCGATTCCGGCCCCCGGGACGGCAGTCACCGTGGTCCCATCTTTCACTACAAGGCTAAGCCCTTCCGGCACAACGACAATGCCGGTAAGCCTCTGGCCCTCTTCCCACGTCTCACTGATAAGCAGTTCACCTTCGCTGGTATTCACCGCATGTACGACGATCTCGGCACTGCTTTCCTGGTTCCACCAGTCGCTGACGGTAAGAACAACCCGGTAATCCCCGGCGCTCATAAACATCTTTTCAGGCGCCATCCCTTCACCGCTTGTCTCGTCTCCGAAGTTCCAGGCATAGGAGAGATCATCGCCCTCAGGGTCATAGGCTGCATACAAACGCTCCCCTTCGTCGCCGACAACAGGAAGCAGCTCGCCCACTCGAAGGGTGATCTCAGGAATCATAACCGTCACCACTGGGGCCTGGTTATCCTCCGCACTGCTTATCGATATGGTTTCCGACCTGTTGCCCACCTTGTCGATCACAATCATACGGGCGGTGGCCTTTCCCGTCGTTTCATCCATGGCCAGGGGCCACCAGTCGATCGCAAGCTCATCCGAGCTTACCGGAAACAGGACCCCTGCGCCGGAGGCAACCTGTGCAGCAAGGGCCTTTTCACTACCCGCAGCAAAGGCAACCTGCTCCGCAGGTTCATCTCTCCCCCCATTCCACAGCAGCAACGTCTCCACTCCGGAGGCACTGCTTCCCATACCGTCGGAAAGGGCAAAGGCCTTCAAACTGACCGTATCCTCGGTCTCCGCCTCCACCGTAAGTACCCCTCGAGGTGGATTTCCATCAACCGCGAAACGCCGCGTTGCACCGCTTGAGGGCCAGCGTCCGGCCTCATTCCATACAAGCAGGGAACCGTCCCAGTCGTGGTAGTACTCAGGGATCTCCAGATACCACTCATATATCCCCTGGCCCAGATCAGGGGCCCCATCCTCATCCCCGTTTATGCTGCGAACCGGTGTGCCTGCGGCAACACCGGGATCATACACCTGGTACGGGCCTGCCCCCTGTCGCCGGTAGAAAACCCGAAGACCCAGCAGGTCTCCCTCATCATCCTTCTCACGCTCCAATGAAAAAGCGGGAAAGCCTGGACCAATAACCGTTCCCTCATCTGGAACCGTTAGCGCTACATCCCCTGCAGTATGATTAGGAAGATGGAATACCACCGATCTGGTCGCCGGAAAGCCACTTGCATTCTTTGCATAGACCCGTGCCGTATAGAAACGCTTACTTTTCAACCCATGCGGCAGAAGACAGCGCATCCCTTCGGCCTTCGGATCCACTTTCTGCGTATAGACCTCGTCCAGCTGATCGACAGGATCATCCCCTTTAAGCACCTGCAGCCAAAAGCCGTAGCCGTCGGGAATCTCACCTTCATATTCCCAGGCTATGTAGGAGTTATCACCTTCTTGCTCAAGCCGCACATTCACAGGAGGCTTCGGGGCCTGGTCAACCGTAAGGTGATATTCGGATTTGCAGCTGTTTCCGCAGGCATCCGATATCGACAAAAGGAAGCTATACTCACCGTTCGGTATTCCCGATACATTCATGGAGTAGAGCTTTGCATCATCGTTATGCTCAATCTCAACACTCCGCCAGAGTCCGCTTGCATTCGTAATCCGTGCCCGGTATGTCGATCCGTCAAGGCCGCTCTGCCATGCTTCGGGTTCCGCACCATAGGTGCTGCCGTCCACCGCAGGGTACCAGCCGATCACATCGCCGCTACCCGACGGAATAAAAAGCACGCCCTTATCGTCAACATCGAGAATCAAACGCTCCCCATCGCTTTTCAGAAGCGGCGGCAAAGGGGCACTACTATCCACTCCGAAAGGAAGCCGCTGTATCGCGCCCTTATTGCCCGCCCCGTCGAAAAAATAGATGACGGCCGTATACACACCGTTGGCAAGATCTATCTCATCACCGAAGCTGTATGTGCCGGTCTGATTCCCTTCGGAATTCGAAATCTCGATCACACCGTCGGGCATGGTCGCGGAAAGACCGCCGGCAGGCCCCCTGTCAGCAGGGATATCTTCATCGTCTATGGTAAAACGCACCGATGGGCCAAAGTAACGCAGCTGCTGCCCCTCGGAAAAGTCGGCCACGCAGGATTCACTCCCCCACTCGACGCCGACCTTTTCCACCGCCTCAGGTCCCTCATCATCTACATAAAAATAGGCGGGAAAATAACCCGAATCACCGAGGTCGGCAATGTGGCCCGCCATAAGCTCCTCTTCCCCATGATCCTTAAACCACGTGTAGATCTTGTCGTAAACCTGCCCCTCGATCCTATACGCCCCCCCTCCGAGACTTCCCCCATAGCCGGAAAGCAAATCGGCAAAACCTCCATCCGCCATCTGTGAAGCATCGATATCGCCTTCCCAGGCCACCTCTCCACTATCGGTTTTAACAATCCTCAGGTGATAGCCCCCGATCCCGGAAGCAAGATCGTAGATCTGCCCCGTTTCCTTTCCCAGGCGGTAGCCCGTCAGGGGCTCCGACCGATCGCTGCAGGAAAGCGAGAGAAACAGCCCCTTTCCCAGGCCTAAAACGGGAGCAGAACCCTCTTTTTTGAACTCGATGGTCGCACTCTCGGCATCGGGAGCAAGACTATCGTAGTGGAGATCTTCCGAAGAGAGGAGGACCGTGACGCTTCCTCCAAAAGTATAATTATGTGTATGCCCATTAGGTGACTCATGACGTGCGATACCAGCGGTAACTCTTACTTCGAGATAGGTGCCGGGCAGTACATAAAGATGGTTACCACGATATGTACGTTCTTGTCCCTGCCCTATAGCCCGGACAGAAAATTGAGGTTCTTGAGAAACATTCTCTTCAGTAGTCTTTCTAAAAACAAGGCTAATACCAATAGGAAACGGCAAGGCATGGGCGGCGGCCGTCGACGAAGATTCGGTAAACTTTACCGTCTGCATAGCTGAATCGAAATAGAGATATCTGTGCGCTGATACTCTTGTTATCCACACATTATCCGGAGAGGAACTCTCATGGTGCCCTCCACCGAACACCGAGGCGACAAAAACGAGAGCTATGGCGCAAAAGAATGAGATAATGACGATGCGTTTCATGGCAATTTCCTTTTTTTCAATGAGACCTTTTTCAACTTCTCATTTTATTCGATTATATCGACGCCCGATAATTCTTGTAAACTCCCCTCGTTTCTGTTCTAATACATTATGCAGCTTTTTTTTCTCCTCACCATCCTTTGCCTCCTGGCAGGAATCTCATACCTTGATATCCGCTTTATGCGTATTCCATTGCCCCTCAACCTCGGTTTTTTCGCACTTTCTCTTGCCTATTCATATATAAGCGGTTTCGGCTTACCCGCTCTCTTTTACGCCTTTGCAGGTTTTCTCTTTATCGTCGTTATCCGACGGCTTACCGCAAACGGAATAGGCCTGGCAGATGCCATTTTATCGGGTTCCGTCACCTTATTGCTCGGGCCGATGAAATGGGTGCTGTGCCTGCTATCGGCCAGTATACTTGGACTTGTCCTGTTTATTCTCCTGGGAAAAAAGATCGGTGCCAGCGGGGAAAAACCGAGGCTGCCCTTTGCACCATGTATCGCGATAGCAACCATTCCCTTTCTTTTTATTAATTGACATGCATGCGGCAGATGACGTACACTACCGCATAGTTGTTCATCCAAGGTGTAATTAAAAAATGCGCGCAACCTTCAAAGTGTTTGTCATATATTTCCTGATGTCCGTCCTCTCTGTTCCGATGCTTTCAGCAGAAGGATCGATTCAGGGAATGGAATTCCACAACAAGCCCATTGCCGATGTACTTATTGCTATCGGTTCCGTGGCAGGTTATACGGTCCTTCCGGACGATACGCTGACGGGAAGTGTCTCCTATCGTTTCTCCGAAACTAGTTTCGAAGAGGCCCTGGAAAGTCTGAGCCTCCAGTACGGCTTCTTTTACACAAAGCTCGGGGATACCATCTACTCAATATCCCGCATTCACGACAGCTACGACGCCGATACGGGACTTTTTTCCATAGAGGCAAGAGATGTCCCTGTTTTCAACATCCTTCAGGAGGCCTCCCGGACCATCGGCAAAACAATACTCTTTGATCCGCTTCCGGCGGAGAAGCTGACCCTCAATAGCCACGATATATCGCCCGAAAACTTTCTTACCATGATTGTTTCCCGCTTTTCCGACTATACGCTTCTTTCCGACGACGACTATTTCTATCTCAAGCGGGAGGTGGCCTCGCGGAGCGATGCGGGCAAGGCGGCAAACGATACTACCATTACGGTGGAAAGCGAGGACGATTACAGCCTCAGCCTTGAGCGGGGTGATCTGCTTACCGCACTGGACGAGCTGTTCGAAAAGGCGGGTAAGGAATATGTGCTGCTGTTCAAGGCCTCTGCCGCCCTCAAGAGCCTTCATTATACCCACAAAAGCTTCGACGAGTTGCTGCGCCTCCTCCTGGTCCAGTCGGGAGGCGATTATACGGTCAGCAACGGCATATACTACATCTTCGATATCAACAGGCAGGATATCCTCAAACAGTACAAGATGTCCGAATACCTTCATCTCGACTATATTTCTGCCGAAGATGTCCCCTCGCTTCTTCCCAACCTGCTAAGCTCAAGCAGCTTCTATAAGGTTGATAAGAACCAAAACGCCATCATCATCAGTGGAAGCCTTGAAGAGCTTCGTCCGCTGAAGGAATACATCAAGGCAATTGATAAACCGCAGGTCGGTAAGGCCTATTACACCTTTAACCTCGACTATATCGAGGCATCCGTCGCCATCCAGTCCCTGCCCCAGCGGCTTCGGGCTCCCGAACCGATCGTGCTTAAGGATTCGAATAGCTTTCTCGCCTTCTACACTCCTGCACAGAAAGCAGAGACGGGACAGTTGCTGCGTGCAATCGATATCCCCCGGGAATCCCATGTTCTTACCTTCAAATACCTGAAGGCCGAGGATTTCCTCAAAAATCCGCCTCCGCCCTTCAGTTCGAACGACTTCAAGGATACCGGAAATGTCTCTTCGGTCTACTTTATCGGAAGCGCCGAAAGGCTGGAGTATCTGAGACAGCTGGTTGCGGAAATAGACGTTCCGAAACCCCAAATCAGATACAAGATGCTCATCATCCAGTATCAGGAAAGTACGGGCCTTGATTTCAACCTTTCGGTTTCCAATTCCGTCTCAGACGACGATAGCGAATCAGCCTATGTGGGTAACGTCGGAAATCTCCTTTCCCTTGACTTTGACGTACTCTCCACCTTTGGCTACTTGTTCGCCATAAAACTCAACGCCTCGTTAAGCGACAGCACGGCAAATGTTCTCGCAGATACAACCCTCCACGGCCTCTCCGGAGAATCGGTCAAGTTTCAAAACAGTTCGACCTATCGCTATCAGGAGCTGGAAGCGGACGACGCCGGGAAGGTTACCCGAACGGGAGTAACCAACGAAATATCAACTGGTCTTTTTATGAAGATCACCGGCTGGGTCTCCGGTGATGATATGATCACCATGGAGGTAGAATCGACGCTTTCAAAAAAGGGAACAAGCTCGAGCAATAGTGACAATGAGCTTCCGCCGACCTCGGAACGCGTTATTAACACGCATATACGAACCCCCTCGGGTACTCCGATTGTGATCGGCGGTCTGATGCAGAAAGAGGTCAGCGAAAAAATAGCAAAAATACCGATCCTGGGAGATATTCCTTTTATTGGTGCCCTGTTTCGCAGCATAAGCAATACAGAGGAGAACACGGAATTCGTCGTGTATCTGGTTCCCTACCTTGTCCATGATGCCATGCACAGCCTCCAGCCCGGAGACGAAATGAACAGACTTTTTGATAAATTCTTTCCTCCGCAGGTGTGACGATGAAACGAGCTACGATCAAGTCCTTCGAGCCCCTTCCACCGTTACAGGAACAGTATGCCGTCAAGTATATGGAAAAAAACCATGTACTGAAGCTGGGAAGCAGACCGGACGGCTTATCAATCGTCGGAGTATGCCCCCCCATCAGAAAGGAACTGATTGACGAGATAGAGGATTTTCACCGGGGGAAGGTTGAGTTCGTCGAAATAGAACCGGAAGACTTCACCATATATCTTGGAAGAGCTCTCTCCGGTACCTCGGAATACGAGTCGGCAAACGGCGCCAGCAGCCATATCGAAATCGACAAATTCGCCGACGATGCCCCGATCATCAATCTTGTAAATTCGATTTTCATTGAAGCCATTCAAAAAAAGGCTTCGGATATTCATATAGAAGGAAGGCAGGACAAGGTCTCTATACGGTACAGGATAGATGGGGTACTGGTCTCTATCATGGAATACGATGCCTCCTATTTCTCCGCCATTTCCAGCCGAATAAAGATCATGGCAGATCTGAACATCATGGAACGTCGGCTTCCCCAGGACGGACGGATATCGGTAAGCATTGCCCAGGTCGAACTGGACATGCGCCTTTCCATCGTGCCGATAGCAGGAGGCGAATCCATTGTTCTTAGGCTGTTCAACCGTAAAGGGGCCATTCTCGAGCTTGATGATTTGGGCTTTTCCGACTCGGTAAAGGAACGGATCACCCATCTGTATCGTCAGCCTCACGGCCTTGTTCTTTTTACCGGTCCTACTGGTTCGGGAAAAACAACTAGTCTGAATGCCATTATCCGTAACCTCGACCATGAATCGAGTAAAATCGTGACCATCGAGGACCCGGTCGAATACAGGATCGAAGGGGTAAATCAGATTCAGACCAACGATGAGATAGGTCTGACCTTCCACTCTCTTCTGCGGAGGGTTTTACGGCAGGACCCCAACATCATCATGGTCGGAGAGATACGCGATGCGGACACGGCTCAGCTCGCCGTTCGGGCGGCTCTGACAGGCCACCTCGTTCTTTCTTCCCTCCATACCAATGATGCCGTTTCATCGGTTCAAAGGCTTATCAATATGGGCGTAGAATCATATCTTCTTGCCGCCGTCCTGAGGGGGGCTGTCGCCCAACGACTGGTGAGGGTACTCTGTCCCTCCTGTAAGTATGAAGCGGAACCGTCGACAGCAGAGAAAAGCATCTATCAGGCACATGGCCTATCACCGAAAACGATATTTCGGCACAAGGGATGCCCCGAGTGTAACTATACCGGTTATTCAGGCAGGACCACTGTGGCAGAATGTTTTGTAAGCTCGGCAGAACTCGAAGATCTCATCGTCCGGAACGCACCGAACAGCACACTTACAAACTGCTTAAAGAAAGAAGGGGTACATTCACTTATGCGGGACGGACTCGAAAAGACCGTATTAGGCATAACAGACCTGGCCGAAATAGAGAGGGCCATATAATGGCGTCGCAAGGGAAAAGAATCGGGGTTAAAGAGCTTCTCGATTTTACATCGAACCTCTCTCTCCTTTTGAACTCCGGTTTGTCGGTTTATAACGCGATCCAGATGATCCATTCTTTCTCGACGAACAGGACCATCACAGCGTTGTCCCATTATTGTGAAGAGGGGTTAAAGAAAGGAGTTTCCCTCTCCCGGCTCATTGAAAACAGTGACTACCAATTTCCCCCTCTATATAACGGCCTGGTCGGTATCGGGGACCGAATTGGTTCGCTGTCCACCATCCTGCCTACCCTTCGCACCTATCTGGAGCGCAAAAAACAGGTCAGAGATAAGTTCATCAACGCATCTATCTATCCCCTTATCGTACTCCTCATGTTGTTTACAGGGATGATCTTTCTTACCCTTTTCGCTGTTCCCAGAATTGAAGCGTTATTTCAGGAAATCGGAGAAGGAAGTACGCAAATACGTTCATTCGAAGAGAAGATCTTTGGATTGAAGCTATTCGGTGTCTTCTGTATCGTACTTTTTATTGCCGTGCTTACCCTATTTATCTTGAGAAAAAACAGCCCGGAAGTAAAAGAAAAAAGCGACCGTTTTTTCATACGGATTCCCGGTCTTCGCCACATCATCACGATAACGGATATCTTTAATGTCACGTTTGCGGTTGAAACATTAACACGACACGGCATTCCTTTATCATCAGCAATAAAAGAATCGGTGTCGGTCTGTGGAAATTCCGAGCTAAAAAAGACCTTTACCATGATCCACCAGGAGCTTGTCTCCGGCAAAAATCTCTA is drawn from Sediminispirochaeta bajacaliforniensis DSM 16054 and contains these coding sequences:
- a CDS encoding GspE/PulE family protein gives rise to the protein MKRATIKSFEPLPPLQEQYAVKYMEKNHVLKLGSRPDGLSIVGVCPPIRKELIDEIEDFHRGKVEFVEIEPEDFTIYLGRALSGTSEYESANGASSHIEIDKFADDAPIINLVNSIFIEAIQKKASDIHIEGRQDKVSIRYRIDGVLVSIMEYDASYFSAISSRIKIMADLNIMERRLPQDGRISVSIAQVELDMRLSIVPIAGGESIVLRLFNRKGAILELDDLGFSDSVKERITHLYRQPHGLVLFTGPTGSGKTTSLNAIIRNLDHESSKIVTIEDPVEYRIEGVNQIQTNDEIGLTFHSLLRRVLRQDPNIIMVGEIRDADTAQLAVRAALTGHLVLSSLHTNDAVSSVQRLINMGVESYLLAAVLRGAVAQRLVRVLCPSCKYEAEPSTAEKSIYQAHGLSPKTIFRHKGCPECNYTGYSGRTTVAECFVSSAELEDLIVRNAPNSTLTNCLKKEGVHSLMRDGLEKTVLGITDLAEIERAI
- a CDS encoding type II secretion system F family protein; translation: MASQGKRIGVKELLDFTSNLSLLLNSGLSVYNAIQMIHSFSTNRTITALSHYCEEGLKKGVSLSRLIENSDYQFPPLYNGLVGIGDRIGSLSTILPTLRTYLERKKQVRDKFINASIYPLIVLLMLFTGMIFLTLFAVPRIEALFQEIGEGSTQIRSFEEKIFGLKLFGVFCIVLFIAVLTLFILRKNSPEVKEKSDRFFIRIPGLRHIITITDIFNVTFAVETLTRHGIPLSSAIKESVSVCGNSELKKTFTMIHQELVSGKNLYNSFSSHPFIPPRVKQWVGIGENTGETDKVFEQLRHFYEAEIDNLTTRLLGIIEPLLIIIVGSIIIYLILNFIVPLFSLFGTIV